Within Sphaerodactylus townsendi isolate TG3544 linkage group LG05, MPM_Stown_v2.3, whole genome shotgun sequence, the genomic segment GCATTGGTGTTTTCTGTGCAACTGCATATGATGGGATTTTTATTGTATGCTAAAGCTGCTTATTTTTCTTAGATTATAATTAGTTGATGTTAGAATTTGATGCAAGCCATTTGCACAATGTGGCGTATAAGTAAAGGCATCAGACAGTATCTCATCCATACTGCAGGCTTCAGACTTATGCTTGGGTTCAGGATTAAATAATGAAACTAAAGACTTCAATGATATTTGAAGCATAATATTTCATAGGTTTTGTATATGTTGAATTAACTGGACAAATTATTTAAATTGTCACATGAAGACTTCCAACAAATGGATCTATAAATGTGCACCATAATACTCTTTTAAAAACCTGTGTAAATTCTATGTTAAGACCTTCCTGACGCAAGTCAGgaagcatataaataaataagcaagctgcATGTACAGCAGTCAAAACTCTGATCACAACACGGTTCAATCCCAAAGGAAGTTGTTTTCAGGTTATGGGGGTACAGTGTCAAGGTCTAgggaaggcagtggtaaaccaacCCATAAAcacagcctgcctagtaaacgtgatgtgacatcaccccgtgGGTAAGgagtgacccagtgcttgcacaggggaagacctttacctttacctaaaTTCTATGTTATAATTTCAGGACgttttaaaagtatatttctaTTCCCTTGAATGAGGTTCACCGTAAACAAGGGTGCAGTCTTTAGCGACTCGTCCTCTGACACTTTCTCCTATTCAAAATCAAAGCTCTGCGACCtggtttgtaaaataaaaataaatctctgGGGTGCCTACTCGCTGAACTCTCCGAGCCTGTCGAGACGTGGCTTCCTACTGGCGCCGCCTTTCAATTCCCGCTAGATGTCCTCTTTGCTTCTGATAACAGCGCGGTTGTTTTTCCGCGTCAACCTCTCGATTCTGGGGCTGTTTTGCGCCTGATTTTGAAACTGCCTTAGGAAGTTGGCATCCACTCGTGACGGATTAGGCGCTGATGTGGAGCAACTGTAAGACAGCAACTAAATAGACAAAAAAGAAGAGGCTTAAGTGAAGTCTACGCGAGTGGGGCTTCAAGAAAAACCGAGCAGGCACCCCGTCCTCGGAGCGGCTGATGTGGGAAGGAGAACGCGCAAAACTCCGGCCTCTCTGCGAGACTCACAGCTGCTTCCTCCGGGCTTTGTGCCCGGTGCCCGCCTTGTTTCAACAGCTGCTGGGAAACCAGAACCTACCAGCAACCTGGGGCCGGACACGATCCGGCTGCTTCTTGCTCGCTCCGCGTCGAGAAACTCCCAAAGTTGGACTCGTCCTGCTGCGCGTGTCCGGCGCAAGAAGCAGGCAGGGGAAAGCAGCTTCTTCGCCTGGCCTCAAATGGATCAGCCAAAGTGACACGGCCGTGGGGCTCCGCCTCCTCCGCCTTATAGAGCAGCGGCTCGCCCAGAGTAGCCCACAGAGGCGCGCCGAGGAGCCCCGAAGGCTGGGTCGAGGCGCGCTGCCATGGGATGGGACGAGCGTCCGGTCTGCCCGGTGCCTTCGGCGTGGCTGCCTTTCCCTTCGCGCCCCCGGCGGGCAACCTGAGTCTGTGCGGGCTCCGCCGGGAGAGGCTCAACGCCACCGCCATGGCCCCTTTGGTCGGCAACGCCACGGCTCCGTGCGGCTCTGTCTCCATCGTCTTCCCCTTGACCATGATGATCACGGGCATGGTGGGCAACGCGCTGGCGATGCTGCTGGTGTACCGCGCCTACCACAAGAAGGAGAACCAGAGGAAGAAGTCCTTCTTGCTGTGCATCGGCTCCCTGGCTCTGACCGATCTCACCGGGCAACTGGTGACAAGCCCCATTGTCATCTCGGTATACCTGGCTAACCGGAACTGGGACAAGGTGGACCCCTCGCTGAAACTATGCACCTTCTTTGGCATGTGTATGACTGTCTTTGGGCTGTGCCCTCTCTTCATCGCCAGCGCCATGGCAGTCGAAAGGACTTTGGCCATCCGAGCCCCACACTGGTACTCTGGCCACATGAAGACCAGGGTGACCAAATCTGTCATTCTCAGTGTATGGCTGGCCATCTTTGCTTTTGCGCTCTTGCCCATCATTGGTGTGGGGAAGTATGCTCTCCAGTGGCCAGGCACCTGGTGCTTCATTGGCACCAGGGATGATGAAGGCTTTAGGATGGGCAACTCAGTCTTTGCTTTGATTTTTGCTTTCCTGGGCCTCTTCTCCCTCCTTATCACTGTGGCA encodes:
- the PTGER3 gene encoding prostaglandin E2 receptor EP3 subtype, which translates into the protein MGRASGLPGAFGVAAFPFAPPAGNLSLCGLRRERLNATAMAPLVGNATAPCGSVSIVFPLTMMITGMVGNALAMLLVYRAYHKKENQRKKSFLLCIGSLALTDLTGQLVTSPIVISVYLANRNWDKVDPSLKLCTFFGMCMTVFGLCPLFIASAMAVERTLAIRAPHWYSGHMKTRVTKSVILSVWLAIFAFALLPIIGVGKYALQWPGTWCFIGTRDDEGFRMGNSVFALIFAFLGLFSLLITVACNVATIVGLVCRCRTKSSRSQSRRQWGRITMETLIQLLGIMCVLLACWSPLLIIMLKVTFSPISVKQCGMTCNQTQSIELDKECNFFLIAIRLASLNQILDPWVYLLFRKILLQKACQVANAISCHSKDGWKGRHIILSDKIRHTTA